TCTGGAAAAGACCAGAAGACTCAGAGACCATATTTGGGACCATCACACCTGTGAGGCAAAGATTGTTTTTGTAAggacacaaataaacaaaacatggCACCACTGGTCAATCTCTCAGGAAAGCTACAGCATCTATCTACACATCTACAGTATGTGCTCGGGCACCGCCACAATAACAATGCCCTCTTCATGGGGACGTCGCAGCTCAATCTATCTCTGAAGTCTAACATGCAGAGTTGAGCTGAGCAGGAAATCTTCTGAGGCTTTATTATTCCAAAAGAAGATATGCTTGCTTGCTGGCACCAAAGTAATGACCCGTTCCTGAGAAATGTTTCATTAAAGGCTTATTAAAATAACTTCCACCAAATCCCCTGTGGTATGTTTCCCACGTAATTACTGCACTATGCACTTACTAAAGCCAGAGGCTCATTCCAAATGTGCCCTGACTCAACCCCAGCATTATTTTCCCAAACTTCTATGTGCATTATGTTCAGAttttctttaacccttgtgctgTCTTCCCGTCCACCATGAACTTAttgtccttccgggtcaaaattgaaaattaactttttcttgcgctttttctgacgttttattCGCTTTTTCCGATGCTTTTTTTATTCaaggtcaataaacctaatttaaccagaaattatgaattatttttgactaatagttaagatcagaagaTGTTGaatgaatcacagactggtttatgtcaaagtttggtcAGGAGACCAAaaatttagttttaaaaatcattacatttttcaaatgctataaaattgccCACCCccaacacccaaaattcaatgaaagtaatcatgaattattattattattatttttttaagattattttttggggcttttccgcctttaatgaacaggacaggtgagaaaggggagagagaggggtaagacatgcaggaaatcgtcacaggttggagttgaaccctggacctctgcatcgaggcataaacctctaaatatatgtgcgcctgctctacacactgagccaacccggccacgtaaTCATgaattttacctgcgaagaatgttGTATAGGTTCCATCTATAACATACATCTAtgcattcatgttatttttggtcaatttggttaaaagaaactcatatttctgatataaaaaactttggaaacaggtcaaatttgacctgaggacagcACAAGGGTTAAGGATGACAATTATCCTTGTCTCCAATTCTAAAAAtcagggtgtttttttttgctcgtatagtatgtctaatTATTTGAACTTTTAAAACACCAGGGTGCAATGGTGAGTTGCAGAATTTCCTAATGTTTGGTCACATTTTCAACAAGTGGTGTATAAGATGTTTTTGTAATGGATGGACAAAATGGTCATTTTAAAGTCAAATAACACCACGTACAAAAACCTGCGGAATGAATATTAGTCAATGTAAAATACTTCAACTTGCTACATGTTAGGGTTATTGTTATTCCTTTTCTACCATTTCAAATAAAGACATACATAATCATTCATCTGAGCATTTCCATTCAGTGCTGTTAGTAAAACTACAGGCTGGTCTTCACACAGGCAGCATAACTCTTTCACTTCcgtgaaaataataataattaaagttgGGAATGTATTTTTAATAGAGTGACTTCTTAAAAACGAAACAAGTTGCATCCATGTAAATGGAAATTCAAATAAATCGTCTACTACAATAATGTACAACATGCAAATTGCAAAGTGTTAGATTATGCCACCTGTTAGTGAAACTGCGTGTATTCAGACATGTTCTAAACATTGCAGCTTGAGTTCATGCCTGTTGTTATGCTGTGTCATGTTTTTCACTCACAGTTATGAgactagggctgctcgattatgggaaaaatcataatcacgattattttggtcaatactggaatcacgattatttaacacgattactcgtcTTTTgcaaagatgttgcatttttttgttattttaaaaacagtgaaacatttaaacagatcaacagtgaaaacactgtGAACTGTGAAACtacccttaatacttttcccgttgaacttttttttcttttcattcagaaaaagagtttaaaataagagtttacttgcaaaacgtaatgtgcaaaataatcgtttttctcgattacatttttattgtgaTCGTTAGAAGCCAAACTCAAAATCgcgattaaaatttgattaattgcacagccctatgtGAGACACAGTCAATACTGACAGAAGAACATGCAGAGGTAGTCCACGGCACGCACAACTGGAAACCCATGCTGACTGAGTTACCAAATTGCCTGGATGGAGGCACGGATGGACTCTAGGCCCATTACAAGAACTCCTCATTTGGCAAACTTCCCCAGTCTTCATTCTGGCTCTATAAATACAGGGTAAATGTGGATTGGCACTCTTGAGGTTTTAACCCCGGTTTCTTTCAAAGTGAGAATATCAACTAAATGGTTTAAGAAAGTGACTCAGCTCCTAACGGCGTATGCGTAAAAGGCAAACGCCCAcattaaaaacttaaaataagCCTCTAAGGATCCCAGTACAGTACGTTCTCTACAGCACAGCTACCTGATGGGGCTTTAAATCAATGAACAGCCCTGCAGTTTGTCCTCAGGGATTATAGACTTGGCTGGGCTGCAGCTGCCTCACAACTAATGGTTATGGGCCACATTTGGACTTCCTAATGCTTCCCAACTTTATTGCTCATTTCATTACTTGCTTAAGACCACTTTTGTATTCCAAGTTTGTTAACGCGAGTACAGTTTCAAAGTCAGTGGAGTTTGCAAACGTTGGTGCCCTCATGCTTGGCCATCACGTCTTTTTTTATCCATACAGCATGTACTGCACATGtagcaacatcaaaaagatgaTGAATGACTCAAGTCAGATCTATGAGGCAAATAATGAAGATAGATCTATCACACATCAATAAATGACGATGATAAAATAATACTTTTATGTTTGAACATACATTTGTAAACAAACTGACAGGCCTTTGAGAAATTAAACTTTCTGGTGGCATAATAACTTAATAATAACTCAAACTCCACTGGAGCTGCAGTGgaaattatatttatctattttttaagGTTAAATTTATCTTTGAATAAAAGTCGGACCTATACATCAACAGGTTCATGTTAGAAAATATGCTACATGATGTATTTTTAGGCACTTTCATCCATAGTTCTCTTGTTTCAGGTTTATTCTGCAGCACATGTGTTACTGTTACTCATATTTGGTTATTTCAAATTGCAAAATATCCCGTATATATGCTCATCATCAGTACGTATCTTTATTACAAATAATCAAATTTGAGGACATTTTGCCAAAACATTTGGTGTTTGTTGTGTATGTAAAGAATCCCTCAAAAGGTCCAGTATTGGTCATTCTCTACAGTTCTCTACAGCACCGTTGGAAATTAATGGTTTGTCAGCAGTGACCTGATTTTGCTTCCTAGAACTCATTAGCAGCAGCCTTTTGGCTCACTGACTGACTAAATGTTGAGCAAACAAATCCAGCAAACCAATCAGCCTGCTGACACTGAAGAGGTATATACCAGACTACTGTGTACTTCCAAATACTGTATGCATCTGTGCCTCTTACATATATTCAACATTAAATATATGCCTTTGCAAGATCACTCTGAAATCTTTTTTCACAGTGTGTTGTTTTACATTGTCTATAGACATTCAAACAATCGCTTAAATATCTCTGCTGGAACATATTCAAGATATCTGAATAATGATACATTCTTGCTCTGCTTTTGGTTTCGAAATAGGGCATTAATGGattgaagagaaagagagccttGTGTGTACTGAGGCTGAAACACAGCTGTGGTGGTTGTTGCTTTACTGCTGAATATGTTTTTGGTCAGAATCCTTAATTGCAGTGACACTGTGGTTTTGTTACTGTAATCATGCTCCCTCTATCTGAAATGCTAATGTGGACCAGAAGTGTTTGTGCGGTCTCAGCGATGCAGACAATGAGGCTTTGTTTCTGGGCTGCAACCTGAGCTCTCCTCACTTCAACcatcaaatacagtatgtctgaaAAAGACTGTACGGAATGTGTGGAATGTGGAGAATCAAAtcatttgaaatattttagTGACACTGAAAGGGAGAACATGTTTGAATGTAATAAGTCACGTATAGATATTGCCTTTAGTTTTCAGGAGGATTAAAGTTCCTTCTCTCGACGACTGAATGTTACTTTGTACTTCTAGTGTTAACATTTTCCATGTAGATGTGCTGCTGATGAATTGGTTTAGGTTTTGGTTAGTGCCTAGGATTACAGTTACATCAAAGATATCATGGTTAAAGTCAATATGAAGCAGAAAAACACACCAGCAACTTCAACATCTGTGGTGTATTCCTGGCACCGGACATATTGCTGTTGCTGATTGGTTGTTTCTGATAGCTTTAGCGTTGTGTTGGGGAATTTACAGTACATCTAAAGCTACTGATCTAACACTACAGCAAGGGGTTATtagtattatttttcttttacaaactGTACCTGCAAACAGGCGCATCTGAAAGTCTATATTCTGCAAATCACAATAGTGAAAGAATACACAGGCAGAAGACAGAAGAATGTCAGATCAAGATAAATCAAGACCAAGCAAACTAAATGAGAGACAATAAAGCACAGTGAAAGCCAATGAAAGGAAAGTCCCCAGAAATAAAGCAggtgtcactttttaaaaaggggAAATCAAATTCAAGTACAGtacatttttcatacatttctCGAATATTTGTAGGTGCTCTGCTTTTACTTGTATGTGATACAGGCACTGTGACTTGAATAAAACTTAAAGCTGTAAACCTTTAGATTTTTACAAACTCAAAGCGCACTTGTAAAACCACTTACTAAATGGTAGTAAATTTTTTTGCCCCAGCCATTCAATGTATTCATTTTCAGTAATTACCTCTCTATATTATAGTTTTCATTGTTAGTGGTGGAGTCCACCATTTCCGTGCTGGATTTAAACTGCATTCACACGCGAAAGGGATTCACAAATGATTCAGCATGTTACCCAGTGTTACCGTTTTATCTCAATACCAACATCACTGTTTACTGTTCAGGTGTTTCAGAGCTGTATAGGGATGGGAATCCATAACCGGTTCCAGTTGAGAACCGGTTCCAAATTGTCCGATATATCGAACTCGTATGCCTTCAAGCTTATCAATTCCTTTTATCAACGCCTGCATGTTTTTCGGACAGCTGCACATTGCAAAACAATGACGTCAAACTCATGTGTCTACGCTGCTGGAAACTTGCAACCAGAAGGACTCATCGCGGAGAGGAAGAAACAATCCAAAGggcttcatttcatttcatttcatttcacggagaaagacgacaacagtgctgcttgtaatgtctgtaaaatgaatgatcatTTTAAATAAGCACACGTTAACACCAGCAATATGCTGAAAAACGGCTTCCTAACTGAGCAGCTTGTCTGTTACTGAGGCTAAATATTCAGTTATAATATTACTGCCACGCAGGCAGGCTTAGCAGATTTCTACCTAAATGAAAACGGATGCTGTACAAATGTTCTCTCATTTCATCTACATTGTGTTCAGACTCAGAGATAATAAAACAGTTGCGTTAATGCTGAAAACCtgtgtaggcctactttttTTCCACAGAAAATTGACCAGGAATCAATAAGGGAAATGATAAAGAATCAACATGATAAGCAGCATGAATAATGCCATTGGTATCAATTAAATCTTATCAATTCCCATCCCTAGAGCTGCCGCTAGTTAAAAAGCATTTAAACTGATAAAACACGggaaggcttttattgtgaagccgTAACAGGAAATGCAATGTGTTTGTCACAGAGGTTAGCGccagagccatagagatagtaatagatagatagagatagatgtCTTTCTGTATCACTCTGGTTAGCGCTAACTACAATCGTTCATCATTAAATGCGTCAACAAAACCATTTCGACATTTGACATCAGCGGATCAATTTTAAATATTGCAGCAAGTGACAGAAGATTAAGGAGCAGGCACAGTAAGTGTGTTTTCATACATCTAATGTAATGCACATTTGCGAATAAAACAACTGCCGGAAAATGAAAAAGTCCAAAGTCCGAATATCGCAAAAAAAGTGGTTATGCTTGGCTGAGGTGGAAAAGTTGGTGTATGGATACAGACATAAACAGACTAATCGAATAACAAGTATTAAACCGTAATTGTCACAAAATCAGCTACAACTGAAATCTTAAAGGTTATACCTCTAAGCGAGGAAGCAGTACTAGTGTAAAATACTCAATTTAACTTTCTGTTCTTTGGTCTGAAAAATCACAAATGTTGATTTGAAGTGGAAAGTAAAAGCAGATTACTAATGAAgtagaagaaagagagagaaactacCTCATTACCGTCCCCACATTGATTTCATCAGATGCCTTACCTCCTGTAGCAGGTCAGCCTGCTCAATGGCCTTCAACACATTCTTTTTGGACGTCTCCTGAGCTTCCCCACCCAGCAAGAACTCATCCAGAATGAAGTAAGCCTTCTCAAAGTTGAAAATGATGTCCAGCTCACAAACCTGTCGTGTAGACATGAAAAGAACACTAATTATGACTTAGTAGTATTTTCTAGGTGGCAAAAATGGCACAATGGCTTTAATATCCAAAtgtcactacattgtactgaaATATGGGAtttttatgcaccacatatctggaacaaactcccagaaaactgcaggtccactGCAACTCTCACTTCTTTTAAAACTaaggctgaagacttttctttttgatgctgcctttctttaaataattgttcatttcttatactgcactgtaactgttattctcgtattttatctgtttttatatttttaatataaactttttttcaatgttttggtcatctttatcgacacttttgttgcttttccaccgatgtttttgtcacttttttcaaagtttttcgTTTTTTATGcaccttttgacatttttgtgttttttttccgacatttttgtcacttttttcaacgttcttttatcattttttttcaaatgctataaaattgaataaaacttgcGAAGAGCATTGTAGGgagccatccacgttatttcttttgaaaattcggtatagaaactttttgaaaatgggtcaaatttgacctgaggacaacaggagggttaactgTAATTgctgaattgccttgttgctgaaatgtgctaaacaaataaagctgccttgccttgccttactgtattgtactgtatgtgacgAATAATAAAGTTTTGTCTTCATACAAAAGAATAAGAGAGGTGAGGATACATCAGAAAACGCACACTGCCAAAGTATTTGTCCAGCAGCTCCACATATCTGTGGATGATCTCCAGTGTGATCAGCTCGTTGTCCTGGTCCTCTATGGCACAGCAGAAGTACAGGCTGGCGTATCTGCAACACAGAGACAAGCCAGCCAACTTTAACTTGAcaatagcatttaaacaaagtatcTTCCACTGTGAAAACTGCAGCATCAACGTAAATACAAGAAGAGCTgactttacacatttttatcacttaGACAGGATCTCCAAGTGATATATACCGTCTCCCAGCTCAATGTAATAGTGCTGTGAGAGCACTCCTGCCATTATTAAGGATCACTGTTTACTGTGTACAGGGTATTCATTTAAAAGCCACAAGCCGGATGCAGAAGGCTGTATGAGTTAAGCCTCATTCTGCCAAGGTTCTTTATCCCTGATAATCCCAGAGGTACTCTTTAAGCATGTGATGATTGGCTCATAAAGGAGGTGGTCAGTTGATCCCTCACAACCAGTGGGTAAGGAGGGCCCAATGGACTCGGCTGTAGATTTTTAGAAAGACAAGCATGAAATACTGTCTGGAACAAGTCTACAACTCCACATCCTTGTCTTctcagtagggctgcacaattaatcgcaattttatcaaaatcgcaatatggactagtgcaatttCCAAATCGCAGGGGAGGCGTAATATTTGTTAAAAGCAAAAtgtgtgtcaaaccattctgaatgaagtattgtggtgctgcagagacattccagcctacaaatcctatcctacagactaaagaaaacgtCTTTGTTTGATACAGATCCTCGcagaaatcacactataatcatttacatttttaaaatttttatatttttcaatgaaaatgagaacaacaatacaaaaatgatcattccctccattATCGTGAATCacatcgcaatatcagtcaaaataatcgcaatttaATAGTTTCcttatatcgtgcagccctactgctcAGTGCAAGTGAATGCAAGGCACAGCC
This sequence is a window from Sander lucioperca isolate FBNREF2018 chromosome 11, SLUC_FBN_1.2, whole genome shotgun sequence. Protein-coding genes within it:
- the LOC116058704 gene encoding AP-1 complex subunit sigma-2 isoform X3, with the protein product MQFMLLFSRQGKLRLQKWYVPLSDKEKKKITRELVQTVLARKPKMCSFLEWRDLKVVYKRYASLYFCCAIEDQDNELITLEIIHRYVELLDKYFGSVCELDIIFNFEKAYFILDEFLLGGEAQETSKKNVLKAIEQADLLQENIDFQMRLFAGVMVPNMVSESSGLFQN
- the LOC116058704 gene encoding AP-1 complex subunit sigma-2 isoform X6 — translated: MQFMLLFSRQGKLRLQKWYVPLSDKEKKKITRELVQTVLARKPKMCSFLEWRDLKVVYKRYASLYFCCAIEDQDNELITLEIIHRYVELLDKYFGSVCELDIIFNFEKAYFILDEFLLGGEAQETSKKNVLKAIEQADLLQENIDFQMRLFAAPS
- the LOC116058704 gene encoding AP-1 complex subunit sigma-2 isoform X5 yields the protein MQFMLLFSRQGKLRLQKWYVPLSDKEKKKITRELVQTVLARKPKMCSFLEWRDLKVVYKRYASLYFCCAIEDQDNELITLEIIHRYVELLDKYFGSVCELDIIFNFEKAYFILDEFLLGGEAQETSKKNVLKAIEQADLLQEEAETPRSVLEEIGLT
- the LOC116058704 gene encoding AP-1 complex subunit sigma-2 isoform X7 is translated as MQFMLLFSRQGKLRLQKWYVPLSDKEKKKITRELVQTVLARKPKMCSFLEWRDLKVVYKRYASLYFCCAIEDQDNELITLEIIHRYVELLDKYFGSVCELDIIFNFEKAYFILDEFLLGGEAQETSKKNVLKAIEQADLLQEPRHEYFNVPMY
- the LOC116058704 gene encoding AP-1 complex subunit sigma-2 isoform X4; amino-acid sequence: MQFMLLFSRQGKLRLQKWYVPLSDKEKKKITRELVQTVLARKPKMCSFLEWRDLKVVYKRYASLYFCCAIEDQDNELITLEIIHRYVELLDKYFGSVCELDIIFNFEKAYFILDEFLLGGEAQETSKKNVLKAIEQADLLQEDAKEAETPRSVLEEIGLT